A single region of the Pseudomonas sp. B21-023 genome encodes:
- the gcvH gene encoding glycine cleavage system protein GcvH, whose translation MSELRFTEDHEWLRVEADGSVTVGITAYAQNALGDVVYVQLPELQQYDKGAEASTVESVKAASGVYMPLTGEVVAVNEDLNDSPELVNEDPLGEGWFFRFKPADMAEVEALLDQNAYDRLLKANDDA comes from the coding sequence ATGAGCGAGTTGCGTTTCACCGAAGATCACGAATGGCTGCGCGTCGAAGCCGATGGCAGCGTCACCGTGGGCATCACCGCCTATGCCCAGAACGCCTTGGGTGATGTGGTCTATGTGCAACTGCCGGAGCTGCAGCAGTACGACAAGGGCGCCGAAGCCTCCACCGTGGAGTCGGTCAAGGCCGCCAGCGGCGTGTACATGCCACTGACCGGTGAAGTGGTCGCGGTCAACGAAGATCTCAACGACAGCCCCGAACTGGTCAACGAAGACCCGCTGGGCGAAGGCTGGTTCTTCCGCTTCAAGCCTGCCGACATGGCTGAAGTCGAAGCCCTGCTCGACCAGAATGCCTACGACCGCCTGCTCAAAGCCAACGACGACGCCTGA
- a CDS encoding sigma-54-dependent transcriptional regulator, which yields MRIHVSFIDRVGITQEVLALLGARNLNLDAVEMVPPNVYIDAPTLSPAVLEELHDALFEVRGVQSVEVVDILPGQRRHLQLDALLAAMSDPVLAVDSAGKVLLANPALIALCGRESAGRSVGELFGDPDLLQALLDNNFHLPMREMQLNGQSLLLDATPITHAGGLLTLYPPNRMGERLSALHHDHAEGFDAMLGDSPTIRTLKARALRVAALDAPLLVNGETGTGKELVARACHAISSRHAAPFLALNCAALPESLAESELFGYAPGAFTGAQRGGKPGLMELANQGTVFLDEIGEMSPYLQAKLLRFLSDGSFRRVGGDREVKVDVRIISATHRDLERMVAEGTFREDLFYRLNVLNLQVPPLRERGQDILSLAQFFMQQACTQIQRPPCRLAPATHPALLANPWPGNVRQLQNVIFRAAAICESNVVDIGDLDIAGTSVARGQDGEVASLEQAVGDFERELLQRLYASYPSTRQLAGRLQTSHTAIAQRLRKYGIPNKA from the coding sequence ATGCGCATCCACGTCAGCTTCATCGACCGCGTCGGCATCACCCAGGAAGTCCTGGCCCTGCTCGGCGCCCGCAACCTCAACCTCGATGCCGTGGAGATGGTCCCGCCGAACGTCTACATCGATGCCCCTACCCTGAGCCCCGCCGTGCTCGAAGAACTGCACGACGCGCTGTTCGAGGTACGCGGCGTGCAATCGGTGGAAGTGGTCGACATCCTCCCCGGCCAACGCCGGCACCTGCAACTCGACGCCCTGCTCGCCGCCATGAGCGACCCGGTGCTGGCGGTGGACAGTGCCGGCAAGGTGCTGCTGGCCAACCCGGCGCTGATCGCCCTGTGCGGACGTGAGTCCGCCGGGCGTTCGGTGGGCGAGCTGTTCGGCGACCCCGACCTGCTCCAGGCCCTGCTGGACAACAATTTCCACCTGCCCATGCGCGAAATGCAGTTGAACGGCCAGAGCCTGCTGCTCGACGCCACGCCAATCACCCATGCCGGCGGCCTACTGACGCTGTACCCGCCCAACCGTATGGGCGAGCGCCTGTCGGCCCTGCACCACGACCACGCCGAAGGCTTCGACGCCATGCTCGGCGACTCCCCGACGATTCGCACCCTCAAGGCCCGCGCCCTGCGCGTGGCGGCCCTCGACGCGCCGCTGCTGGTCAATGGCGAAACCGGCACTGGCAAAGAGCTGGTGGCGCGCGCCTGCCACGCCATCAGCAGCCGCCATGCCGCGCCGTTCCTCGCCCTCAACTGTGCGGCACTGCCCGAGAGCCTGGCCGAGAGCGAGCTGTTCGGCTACGCCCCGGGCGCCTTCACCGGCGCGCAGCGCGGCGGCAAGCCCGGGCTGATGGAGCTGGCCAACCAGGGCACGGTGTTCCTCGACGAGATCGGCGAGATGTCGCCGTACCTGCAGGCCAAACTGCTGCGTTTCCTCAGCGACGGCAGCTTCCGCCGCGTCGGCGGCGACCGCGAGGTGAAGGTGGATGTGCGCATCATCAGCGCCACCCACCGCGACCTCGAGCGCATGGTCGCCGAGGGCACCTTCCGTGAAGACCTGTTCTACCGCCTCAACGTGCTCAACCTGCAGGTGCCGCCACTGCGCGAGCGCGGCCAGGACATCCTGTCGCTGGCGCAATTTTTCATGCAGCAGGCCTGCACCCAGATCCAGCGCCCGCCCTGCCGGCTCGCACCCGCTACACACCCGGCATTACTGGCCAACCCTTGGCCTGGCAACGTGCGCCAGTTGCAGAACGTGATCTTCCGCGCCGCGGCCATCTGTGAAAGCAATGTGGTGGATATCGGCGATCTGGACATCGCCGGCACCTCGGTCGCGCGGGGGCAGGATGGCGAGGTAGCGAGCCTGGAACAGGCAGTGGGGGATTTCGAGCGGGAGTTGCTGCAACGCCTGTATGCCAGCTATCCCTCGACGCGGCAGTTGGCGGGGCGCTTGCAAACCTCGCATACCGCGATAGCCCAGCGCTTGCGCAAGTACGGTATTCCAAACAAGGCCTGA
- a CDS encoding DUF5064 family protein — MAQYQPGHVHIERTALNTNDHSYDLCIDYEAVSDPSEGRGIQFRMHGHIEGKAVDEKFFLAKDQVLPSFLMQLSRKAQSYLPAPKKFESLGSPHKLYDYMFEDIRQKLDVKSGDSIKPEHLG; from the coding sequence ATGGCCCAGTATCAACCCGGTCACGTGCATATCGAGCGCACCGCGCTGAACACCAACGACCACAGCTACGACCTGTGCATCGACTACGAGGCCGTGTCGGATCCCAGCGAAGGCCGCGGCATCCAGTTCCGCATGCATGGCCACATCGAGGGCAAGGCCGTCGATGAGAAGTTCTTCCTGGCCAAGGACCAGGTGCTGCCGAGCTTTCTGATGCAGTTGAGCCGCAAGGCCCAGTCGTACCTGCCAGCGCCGAAGAAGTTCGAGAGTCTCGGTTCGCCGCACAAGCTCTACGACTACATGTTCGAAGACATTCGCCAGAAGCTCGATGTGAAATCAGGCGATTCGATCAAGCCTGAGCATCTGGGCTGA
- the arcC gene encoding carbamate kinase — MRIVVALGGNALLRRGEPMTADNQRANIRTATEQIAKIHPGNELVIAHGNGPQVGLLSLQGLSYKPDEAYPLDVLGAETEGMIGYMIEQELGNLLDFEVPFATLLTQVEVDANDPAFKDPTKFIGPVYAKDEAERLAKDKGWVVKPDGDKYRRVVASPKPKRIFEIRPIKWLLEKSSIVICAGGGGIPTMYDENRKLKGIEAVIDKDLCSALLAEQLEADLLIIATDVDAAYIDFGKPTQKAIAQAHPDELEKLGFAAGSMGPKVQAACDFARHTGKVAVISSLENIEDIVKGTAGTRVSTAKPGISYR, encoded by the coding sequence ATGCGTATCGTTGTTGCATTGGGCGGCAACGCCCTGCTGCGCCGCGGCGAACCGATGACCGCCGACAACCAGCGCGCCAATATCCGCACCGCCACCGAACAGATCGCCAAGATCCATCCCGGCAACGAACTGGTCATTGCCCACGGCAACGGGCCGCAGGTCGGCCTGCTGTCGTTGCAAGGGCTGTCGTACAAGCCAGACGAAGCCTACCCGCTGGACGTCCTCGGTGCCGAGACCGAAGGCATGATCGGCTACATGATCGAACAGGAACTGGGCAACCTGCTGGACTTCGAGGTGCCGTTCGCCACGCTGCTCACCCAGGTTGAAGTGGACGCCAACGACCCGGCATTCAAGGACCCGACCAAGTTCATCGGCCCCGTGTACGCCAAGGACGAGGCCGAGCGCCTGGCCAAGGACAAAGGCTGGGTGGTCAAGCCCGACGGCGACAAGTACCGCCGGGTGGTGGCCAGTCCGAAACCCAAGCGCATCTTCGAGATCCGCCCGATCAAGTGGCTGCTGGAAAAAAGCAGCATCGTGATTTGCGCCGGCGGCGGCGGCATCCCCACCATGTACGACGAAAACCGCAAGCTCAAGGGCATCGAGGCGGTGATAGACAAGGACCTGTGCTCGGCGCTGCTGGCCGAACAGCTGGAAGCCGACCTGCTGATCATCGCCACCGACGTCGATGCGGCGTACATCGATTTCGGCAAGCCGACCCAGAAGGCCATCGCCCAGGCGCACCCCGACGAGCTCGAGAAGCTGGGCTTTGCCGCCGGCTCCATGGGGCCGAAGGTGCAGGCCGCCTGCGATTTCGCCCGGCATACCGGCAAGGTCGCGGTCATCAGCTCGCTGGAGAACATCGAGGACATCGTCAAAGGCACCGCCGGTACCCGCGTTTCCACCGCCAAGCCGGGAATCAGCTACCGTTGA